Below is a window of Poecilia reticulata strain Guanapo linkage group LG8, Guppy_female_1.0+MT, whole genome shotgun sequence DNA.
ATCTCAAAACCCGCCCGCCCACACAAAAACCGCGCATCATGATTGGCCGCTACCTACCTGGCGACGACCCACCTTGCCCTCCTTGCCTCCACCTGTGTGTGCGCGCTCCCCCGGCCTGCCCTGCCCCGCCCTGCCCTGCCCTGATTGGTGGCTGCTTCTTCGCTCCTtctctgtgattggctgtgcTGATGACGAACGGTGTAGTTCACCAAAATATGGGCTTCTTGCTGACAGGTACCACTTCTGTGAGAAGTGTTTCAACGAAATCCAAGGCGACAGCGTTTCCCTGGGGGACGACCCCTCCCAGCCTCAGACGTGAGTACCGTCACACtcttaaacacacaaaacataGCGGCTGGCCCATCTGAAACCGACTGACTGCCTCAGCAGATTTGATTACATACGAGTGATAATGGGTCAGAAGTACAGAGCTGTCTGTAGGTTTTTACTGTGTGAGCAGATTTTTCAAAGTCCTACTTAACTCTACTAAAGGAGTCGCACTCAGTCGTctttaataaatagaaatgtagGGAAGCGGCTAACGATCATTGTAgcaatcaattattctgatgattaatcgattaatcgcatATTTTCACaacctgcagattttttatttagccaCCCAAGcctttttacacaatattagaactatataaaaatatgcaaataataaaaaaaagtttacataaaaaataaatttttaatgcctaaaatgcaatgacATAGCATTCTGATCATTTGTCACAAAATTTTCAGCTAAAAAATACTGTTCTAATCTcttcattatatttttaattaataatttgatgGGGAAAGGTACTCAATAGgaggttttttctttcttttttaaaaaaaatgtatttacaaagaAGGTTTCATCTTGAatgcaacatgtaaaaaatttttgtacagttttggcttaaatCCTCCTCTGActgttgttctttcaacaaatgaCACTTTTTAAGAGTCTTTGCTCTCCAGTTAATGACTAACTAACCAATTAATAAATTAGtggacaattatttcaataatcgattaatcgagaTTCATTCGATTAATCATGACTTgtttgattaatcacaatttgATTAATCGCTACTAATCCTTTCATTCCTGTagtattttcagattaaaactaAAGGATTTTGGGGTTTATGAAAAATAGTGATTCTAAATCTGTCACGACataaaaattaagacaaataTTGCTGCAAAAATAATGCTTACAATTTATCAAAGTGGCTACTTCACTACTTTATTGTTTCTTCTGAAGAGCAGAAATGTTCTGGTAGCTTCTGTGAAGTCTGCCGACGTTTCAAAATGCTGCGGTTTCAAAAATGGCGGCAGAGAAACGTCCCGAAGAATTTTCTTTGGCTGTACGAAGCATAGCTCGGTGTTGCCACTCCTTTTTGGAAGTGGCAACTTCTTTTTGGAAATactttgcaaaaacagaaaactaaagtAGCATCAACTAGCTTGATTTTAAATAAggcattcatgtttttaaaacaacgtTTGGCTCATCTGTTAAGCAGCAGAATGCAGGCTAGCACCGGAGCAGATATTCGAATGGATTGTGTAAATACTTGAACCTGTGGTGTTTAAACTCAAGTTGATCATATTTTGAGGATCTCATAGACTCTTTACCACCGATTTCAACCACAGAAGGTTTTAAACAAACCCAACATATTCCAAGACTCGGAAGCCTAAATGCTAAAAGGATAATCTTGAACAGTTCAGCTTCTCCTTTTCACTTCATTTGTCTCCTAAAAAATGGGAATTTAATACCGTTTCTGCttctcaaaattattttttgtgaaatatgctGGACTAAAgtttattagttttgttttctgtaataaTCAAGATGTCagacttgaaaaataaatgtaacttttacacaTAATTGTACTCAATCTTCAGAGAATCAAATATATTCCCCTTCTTTTCCCCCCACAGGTCCATCAACAAAGACCAGTTCCAGAAAAAGAAGAACGACACGCTCGACCCTGAGCTGTAagtgttcctcctcctcctgctcttcctcctctagTGTCGTTATTTGATTCTGCGCGGTGTGAACGTCCAGCGGGCCTCCGCTCAGGAGCGTCTCAATACACATTTCCTGACTCTGGTTTTGTCTCTGCTCAGCCTCGTGGAATGTATCGACTGCGGTCGTAAAATGCACCAGATCTGCGTTCTGCATAATGAAACCATATGGCCGTCAGGGTAAGGAGGCCGTCGtgaacaacacacacactctgttgCTCAAAGCGTGTCTTGGTTCTTCAGAAGTCCTTTAAAAATAGtcaggggggagaaaaaaggcTTTGAAATATTAAAGAGCAGTGATCCCTTAAAGTTAAACCCCCCCTTCCTGTGGTCTGTTTGTCACATAAGCATGGGAGCAGTTTTCCAGTGTTAagagctgatttatttatttcttctccGTTCGCAGCTTCGTATGCGACAACTGCCTGAAGAAGGCCAATAAGACGCGAAAGGAGAACAAATACGCAGCCAAAAGTAAGTGAAGCTGTACAAGCGAACATTCTGCTTTCGTTTCGTCTGTGACGTACGTCGCCGACACTCTGGACCCTTAATGAGAGGaggcttttttcccccatctcATTCGTTTGTTTCGTTGCAGGACTTCCTCAGACGAAGCTGGGGAACTACCTGGAGACGCGAGTGAACGACTACCTCAAGCGGCAGAGCCACCCCGAGTCCGGAGAGGTCACCGTCCGGGTGGTCCACGTCTCAGACAAGGTGGTCGAGGTCAAGCCGGGCATGAAGTCCAGGTGAGCGCTCGGCAGGTTTCTTTCTCCATAAGCTTAAGTGTGAGTTTTTGACAAATAAGcaagataaatgttttatttatttttttgtttgttttgttttttcaaaactcTTGTAYYGGTCcatgaaggtttattttttgtgttagtGTGACTCTTTCCAAAAGTGTacttttcatttggattttatattgaaattacatttatttttttcccgtCAGTTTGCTTCATCAGTCCTAGAAATTATCCTGTGGTGTGACAtgaaagctgttttgttttaaattaaaatgttttacatcaacATTTTATCATAACTCCTTTTATTCATATCTGTGTTTGTGGAAATCTGGTACAATTTGATAATGTTTTCTAATTAATCATACAAAGAACAACACCGCTCCTTAATCGCAcaagatatttcattttaatgacgTCAATAAGACCCTCGCTGCTGATAATTTCCTTCTGTTCTCTTGAAATGTACCCAATTTTCTACTAACAAAGGTgtttatttgtcaaaattatGAACGTCGCACCAAATGATGTATGTCGCGCTATATGACAAACGGcagctaaatatatatttcaagttattttgatcttttcttGACTTTCCCGGCCGTTTTCTTCTAGGTTCGTGGACAACGGCGAGATGGCCGAGTCGTTCCCGTACAGGATGAAGGCCCTGTTCGCCTTCGAGGACATCGACGGAGCCGACGTGTGTTTCTTCGGCATGCACGTCCAAGAGTACGGCTCCGACTGCCCGCCGCCCAACCAGAGAAGGGTGTACATCTCGTACCTGGACAGCGTGCACTTTTTTAAACCGCGACATCTGAGGACCGCCGTCTACCACGAGATCCTGCTGGGCTACCTGGAGTACGTCAGGAGACTGGGGTAAGATGGCAAAGGGCGCTTgtggaaaacataaaagatgGGTTTTAATACGCGGAGATTAAACTCAAAGCTGTTTTGCGATCTCAGGTATACGACGGGACACATTTGGGCGTGTCCTCCCAGCGAGGGAGACGACTACATCTTCCACTGTCACCCGCCGGACCAGAAGATCCCGAAGCCCAAACGGCTGCAGGAGTGGTACAAGAAGATGCTGGACAAGGCTGTCGCTGAGCGAATCGTCCACGACTACAAGGTGACGCCTTCGATCACGAATACggctgctctttgttttcagggtagtttttaaagaaaccaaactttgtaaaagtttgtaatttttgACGTTTCGTCACGTCACAACatcaaaagtcacattttattgtaaatttatgACCAAAGTTTCACAGGAGTGTGAATTAGAGaaagtgttgtttttgaaaaaccGGAAAAATAGCATCCTGAATGTACCGTTTACGATAAACACATTGGTGGTGGctgcgtcatgctgtggggatactTTTCTTCCACAAACTCCAAAGAAGCCGGTCAGAATTTTATGTGAAGATGagctaaagaaagaaagcaTGTGGGAAGACATGGAGTCccaataaaattcatttaagtttatatttgtaaaatatgaataaaaatccacttgtttacagcagcacagaaacaaaaataaaaaaaagtctaaaaacaaTACAGACAACTCTATAATAATGAAGGACCTACGGATGAAATTAAAACTTCTGTgagataaataaatgcaaaaatattttttaattcgattcaaatgaaaaacaaaagttccttCATTTATCCAAAAGGGAAATTACATATAACTCATCTTCCAAGTATCTTCACATAGTTGTTGTGTGCAGGAAGGATCTCgggtagcagtcagtgttgcaacGAATCTGAataagcctctgactgaagattgtTGCTGTGTGTCTCGTGGCTGTcataacatgctaacagctcaacaTCAATTCAGTGGAGATGACTCGTTTGCTTTGGCTCCTCCtttttcattaaatcttttttttttggggggggggaacttTTAGGACATTTTCAAGCAGGCGACAGAAGACCGCCTGACGAGTGCCAAGGAGCTGCCGTACTTCGAGGGCGACTTCTGGCCCAACGTGCTGGAGGAGAGCATCAAGGagctggagcaggaggaggaggagaggaagagggaggagagCAGCACCTCCAAYGAGAGCACCGACGTGAGTCAGAACAAGAATCCGCGGCGGTCTCGTCTCGCTGCCGCCTCTGGACGGCTATTGACTCCGTCCGTCTTCGTTTAAACCTCCACAGGCCACAAAAGGAGACAGCAAGAACGCCAAAaagaagaacaataaaaagGCGAACAAGAACAAGAGCAGCCTGAGCCGAGCCAACAAGAAGAAGCCGGGGATGCCCAGCGTTTCCAATGACCTTTCCCAGAAACTCTACGCCACTATGGAGAAACACAAAGaggtatgtctttttttttcttttattacaccCATAAACTTTAGTGTGTTCTTTTGAAATCGATTTGAACacgataaaataaaagtttgaaacgTTGAAAAAAGTAAGGCCGTTTTCAGGAAAGGTTTCCTCAAGCGTTCTCTGTTTCATTTTGGCAGGTTTTCTTCGTCATCCGCCTGATCGCCGGCCCCACTGCCAACTCTCTGCCCCCCATCACCGACCCCGACCCTCTCATGGCTTGCGACCTGATGGACGGCCGCGACGCCTTCCTGACCCTGGCCCGCGACAAGCACTTGGAGTTCAGTTCCCTGAGGAGGTCCATGTGGAGCTCCATGTGCATGCTGGTGGAGCTCCACAACCAGAGCCAGGACCGCTTCGTCTACACCTGCAACGAGTGCAAACATCACGTGGAGACCCGCTTCCACTGCACCGTTTGTGAGGTAAGAATGTCCACGTTTCCACGAGGAAACTGCAGGATATACACAGGATGtgtctaaaattaaggccttaaaatgtcttaaatttgtttaaaagatttaagttggccttaaatacgtTAATCACGGGTCTTAAGTCGCTTGAGTCACTTTTTCATTGCTTTCTGTGACTAGTACTAGTAAATGGCAGCTAATATACCATTGCTAGCTGGCAAAAGGTGTATTAACTACATAACtaatataaagttttattatatataaGGTATATAACCATAGTAGCAGGAACCGTTGGTTTATTTCCTTCAGTAGAAAGGAAACAAACTTTTCTAGCTAGCtaggtttttttgtgtttgttatggTTTAAGAACAATTTTATTGCCAGTTGGCTGGACCCCATTTGTCTTCGCCACgggatcatttttatttccaactcATACAATGCTGCATTCATTCTGAAGAAAAGAGCCTGTCACTGCAGGGGTTAAGGCTGTTTCTTTagtacatttctgttttgaaactGGTCTTAAATKTAAAttataatggtcttaaaaagtctttagTTTGAATTGGTGAAACCTGCACAAACCCTGTAAATTCATTTAGctaaattaaggccttaaaatgtgtTGGCCTTGGATAtgtcacaggtcttaaatttgatcataaaaaaaactatttaatcttgtttttctcacaAGACTTTTCAATCAGGARAAAActgagtcacacacacaaacatcttcTTTACGTTCTGAGAGTCTTTTGAGGCAaactgctaactagctgctaatatgtCCTTCCTAGCTAATTTCTTTGCGTCTCACCCTACAATTTGCCTTTGTATGGACATCTACATGTACGAACTCAAAATTTCACATACACGAAATTCACTGGTCGCTCAGCAGAATTTCATTCAAGGTGGCATTAGAAAGATCTGAAAAGGTCTCAAATGTGACTTGGCAAACAACATGATATATctacattcattttttatttattttttaaccttttttttccttcaggattATGACTTGTGCATCACCTGCTACAACACTAAAGGCCACGAGCACAAGATGGACAAACTGGGGCTTGGCCTGGACGACGACAGCAACAACCAGGCGGCGGCGGCCACTCAGAGTCCGGGCGACTCCCGCCGCCTCAGCATCCAGCGCTGCATCCAGTCGCTGGTCCACGCGTGCCAGTGCCGCAACGCCAACTGCTCCCTCCCGTCCTGTCAGAAGATGAAGCGCGTCGTGCAGCACACCAAGGGCTGCAAGCGCAAGACCAATGGCGGCTGCCCCATCTGCAAGCAGCTGATCGCGCTGTGCTGTTACCACGCCAAGCACTGCCAGGAGAATAAATGCCCTGTCCCATTCTGCCTGAACATCAAGCAGAAGCtccggcagcagcagctgcagcaccgGCTGCAGCAGGCGCAGATGTTGAGGAGGAGGATGGCCACCATGCAGCGGGTGGGCCAGCCTGCAGGGGCACCGCCCGGGGGACCCATGGTGGGGCTGCCGTCGCCGGGAGCCAACAGCGCCACAGCGCCAAGTACGCCCACTTCGGTCGGCACCCAGCCGCCGAATCCCCACACCCCGACTCAGAACATGCCCCCGGTCCCGGCGCAGGGTATGGGTCCTGGAAACgggatgcagcagcagcaaggagCGATGCCGACCCAACATCCGCTGAACCAGTTCCAGCAGATGAGCGGCGGAGcggctgcagcaggagggaTGATGAACTCTCCCCagcaacaccagcagcagcagcagatgcttACTCAGATGCCGCAGCAAAGCATCCCGGTGGGCAACCCCCACCCGCCGTACGCCGCCAGACCGCCAGGCTCCTCCCCCATCCACCAGTCCCAGGGGAAACCATTGATGGGCTCGTCGACGCCGCCTCAGCAACCCGGTGGGGCTGTGATGCCCGGCAACGCGGCAGGGCAGCAACCTCCTGGCCAGCCGCCTCCGTCCGGCCCCCCACCTGCAGCTGTGGAGATAGCACTGAAGATCCAGCAGGTGGCCGACGCCCAAAGGAGGCTGGGCCTGCAGAGGCAagcggcagcggcagcagcggTGACGGGCATGATGCCGTCTCACCCACACCACCAGCCGGGTCAGCCGCAGCAGATGGCCATGGGGCACGGCGGTCCCGTGGGGATGGTCGGACCGCAGGGGATGCAGCCGCAGAACCAAACGGCTGTAAGAGCCCACATGGATCAGCAGCAGGGTGTGATGCAGGGGATGATGACCGCTAGCGGGCACATGCAGCAGCAACCCCCGCCGCAGGGTAACCTGCCACCACAGAGGATGGGCGCGCCGCTGCAGAACccgcagcagccgcagcagcagtGGACCGGACCGGGGATTCCACCACAGCAACGGCAGGCGATGATGAACCAGATGAGCCATCAAGCCATGATGGcagttcagcagcagcagcagcaacagcaacaacagcagcagcagYCGTCGCATCAAACAGCTCAGGGGCATGCTGCCATGATGAACAtagcgcagcagcagcaagggTCCGCTGGGGGGAACATCCCCCAAGCGGCTCTACAGGAGCTCCTCCGCACCYTACGCTCCCCCAGCTCtccgctgcagcagcagcaggtcctcAACATCCTGCGCTCCAACCCGCAACTCATGGCTGCTTTCATCAAGCAGCGAGCCTCAAAATACAAGGGYGGCCCCGGCGGAGCGGATGGCGTCCCAGGAGGGGGTCCTGGCCCCGCTGGGGGGCCGGGTGGACACGCCATGCCTGGAGTCAACCCGCAGGTGAACATGAACGCTGCGAGCGGCAGCCAGCCGGGGATGCACATGGGCGGTCAGGGAGGAGCCAACGTCAGCATGGTGTCCATGTCTCAGCTGCAGCAGgtacagcagcagctgcagcagcaacagcatcagcagcaacagctgcagcatcagcagcaacaGAGGCCGATGCTAAGcagtttgcagcagcagcaagcgGTGGGCCGAGGTATGCAAGGTCAGGGGTCGCAGATGGGCAACATCAACAATCTCCAGGTGCGAGAGTTGCTTATGAggcggcagcagctgcagcagatgcaacagcagcagcagcagcagcagcaacaacagatGGGGATGAATCACGGTCAGTTCCAGCAGCCGCAGCCCCCTCAGGGGCAGGGATTCATGGGGCAGGGGCCCCCCGGAGGCCCACAGGGGCAGCAGGCGCAGGGATATCCGGGGTCCGCCCAGCAGCAGGTCACGGTCGCCCTGCAGCAgaggctgcagctccagctgcagcagcagcagcagcagaacagcaTGGCTGCCCTCCAAAGTGGCGACGCGGGTCCAGGAGGCGGAGGCGTTGCTCAGCAACCGCCTCAAGGCCCGCAGCCTCCCCAGGGTGGGCCCACCCCTCCATCTTCCCAGACGCTTTTCCAACAAACTCTGCCGCagaggctgctgcagcagcagcagcagcacctcgGCCCCGGCAGCTCGCCCGCCCAACACAGCAACCCCATGAGCCCCCAGCAGCCGCCGCAGCAGATGGCGCCGTCGCCACACCCCCACCTGCAAGGCCAGGCACTGCCGACGTCACTCGCCAACCAGGTGCGCTCGCCGCAGCCCTCGCCACGGCCGCAGTCCCAGCCGCCTCACTCCAGCCCGTCTCCACGCATGCAGCCTCAGCCGTCGCCGCATCACATCTCGCCACAGGTGCAGACGGGCTCGCCACACCCGGGCCACCTGAACCAGCACCACCCCGGAATGGTGGTTCccccgcagcagcagcagcagcagcagaacgcCATGGAGCAGTTTGGCTCCGACCAGAGCGCCATGCTCTCCCAGCTGAGTGGCATGGCCGGTCTGCACGGGCCGGCCGGCGCCGGCGGTCCCGACCCGATGGGCCAGAACATGAACCACAACTCCTTAGACCACATGTAGAGAGGCTCAGCGAATCTCTGCTCAAACTGCACTCACCAAGGACAGTATTATTATTccttagccttttttttttattttttttttactattattaaaaagttatttaaaatgttttcaataaagATGCATTGAACTGAACTTCCTATGGGAGATGAACAATAAATGGAGCAGTTGTTAAATGAGTTAGAATGAATTGTAACTTATTGctgttaatatatatttttgccaaCTTGAGGACAAAGGTGGGAGTATGGGGGCGATTCCCTTGTAAACAAAAGtacttgccttttttttaaatatgtttttacaattttaaaaggAGGGTCAAGGATtaaagaagaaattattttaatgcaagtattttgtttagttttgcgTCATTcagtctggttttttttttgttgtttttttttttgtttgttttgtttttttgcagagtgATGCGACATATCTGTAAATTCAAAcacaaagcatttttctttttgtatcgTTTgggcttgttttatttattcagtttcatcAGAGGTGGGCTGCGGACGTCCTGAGACcgcttcagtttattttattttttgtcgtCGATGTCTGTAGTCTCTTATTTCGCTTTAGCTGTCCAGGTGGGAACGACGTCAAGCGTCCGGGTCCGAGATGTCACGCTggaagagacattttttttcttttaatatttactttttattttcctcgcAGACGTGCAAAGCCCTCTCCCTCGAATGTGTGCCCACTCCTTCCTTTTAAAGACTTCAGATGGAGCTGCGGAGGCTTGGGGAGAGGGGGATGCATACCTTTGTGCCTGTAACGTTTTACATATGTGGGCTGGGATGTATACAAATGGGAAGGgtggcttcttctttttttttcttttctttttcttttttttttttttttaggattctACTGTTAAATAAACAGAGGATGACGATAATCCAAATGAACTGTGTTGCACAGAAACGAGGCGAAAGCCGGCAGTCGGTTagtctctttcttcctcttccccTTTGCTGCTTCCTTTGGACTTTTTAAATCCTCCTCTGGTGGAGGACAGGCTCCCTCCTTATAAACCGTATCCTCTTTATCTTTCTGCTCAGAACTTTGGgagttaatttaatattttttactgtacaaaggaaac
It encodes the following:
- the ep300b gene encoding histone acetyltransferase p300 isoform X4 → MADNVLESGPPSAKRPKLASPALSVSTSDGNDFGSFFDLEHDLPDELISSSDPGLTNGGDSGQFHTSLGGLGGGVQDAASKHKQLSELLRAGAPTQPGAPASNSAPSAASMAMMGGVGGPQGMHHQGQQQQQQPQPGLMQQVGMVPNRATAMMGVQKGTAGQQQHQHQGLIGGQVVNGSPRMGYPGNTGMGGXSNILAETLQQQQGGPSLGAGGQAGMRPHQPGALKQMNLMANSGSYGGPYSHSAGQGLPGEGLGPQLQNKAGLPSAMAAQFNLDKKTPPGQGIPGMTAQQQQQPGAVGGVSASVGGAQVGLNAVGVGPGATPPTADPEKRKLIQQQLVLLLHAHKCQRREQANGEVRQCNLPHCRTMKNVLNHMTHCQAGKSCQVAHCASSRQIISHWKNCTRHDCPVCLPLKNAGDKRNQQSLLNSVSLVNSLGGAGPGGQSSAPSLNPTNQIDPSSIERAYAALGLTYQGNQMPQQQQQQQQPPQTAMPNQVLHGQPGMRTLNPLGGNSIGVNGAVGVQSPNQQSALLPDAMLHSMNAQSLMNDAVGSLGSMPTATPPSAAGMRKSWHEDITQDLRNHLVHKLVQAIFPTPDPAALKDRRMENLVAYARKVEGDMYESANSRAEYYHLLAEKIYKIQKELEEKRRTRLQKQGMMPGQPCLPTSGLPQGPPGMGQPPGPPGPPGQPPNGPHPDPSMIRPAGPNQMVNRMQNPPGMTQFAQMGMQNMGQRSTPPLPHNPQMNQMGMGATRMGQPGAPQLQTQYLPPGQFPGSSPGLGSGPVGMNQPGSQAAVPSNQMSTPPSIPASSPAAQSASSVPCSGGSFGPSNGNGPGPLPNLHPPSTQPSPFPHCPSVRTNSPSPARSLTPQPHQTPPTLPRSQTPQPQTPNTPQVATPQHPQQHHQQXHQQQQQTSQMLHPAPSAPTANSEKPNQFPQQSIGGVASPEPPAAQIPSVPTLNDHVXPLPHTPPSPKTSLTAEGQVSSPASITSSSGHNSQLAPAEGLAQSQDNIKVKVEKEEEEEEEEDDDDDAGGDTEGNSKGKMCKAHSEVKKEEKXEVEDEKPPGEACKAEPMDTSXSSGSAVAASSEDKKPEVKKEPKEEEQGSGSPATNSSSASSQSKKKIFKPEELRQALMPTLEALYRQDPESLPFRQPVDPPLLGIPDYFDIVKNPMDLSTIKRKLDTGQYEEPWQYIEDIWLMFNNAWLYNRKTSRVYKYCSKLAEVFESEIDPVMQGLGYCCGRKYEFSPQTLCCYGKQLCTIQRDASYFSYQNRYHFCEKCFNEIQGDSVSLGDDPSQPQTSINKDQFQKKKNDTLDPELLVECIDCGRKMHQICVLHNETIWPSGFVCDNCLKKANKTRKENKYAAKRLPQTKLGNYLETRVNDYLKRQSHPESGEVTVRVVHVSDKVVEVKPGMKSRFVDNGEMAESFPYRMKALFAFEDIDGADVCFFGMHVQEYGSDCPPPNQRRVYISYLDSVHFFKPRHLRTAVYHEILLGYLEYVRRLGYTTGHIWACPPSEGDDYIFHCHPPDQKIPKPKRLQEWYKKMLDKAVAERIVHDYKDIFKQATEDRLTSAKELPYFEGDFWPNVLEESIKELEQEEEERKREESSTSNESTDATKGDSKNAKKKNNKKANKNKSSLSRANKKKPGMPSVSNDLSQKLYATMEKHKEVFFVIRLIAGPTANSLPPITDPDPLMACDLMDGRDAFLTLARDKHLEFSSLRRSMWSSMCMLVELHNQSQDRFVYTCNECKHHVETRFHCTVCEDYDLCITCYNTKGHEHKMDKLGLGLDDDSNNQAAAATQSPGDSRRLSIQRCIQSLVHACQCRNANCSLPSCQKMKRVVQHTKGCKRKTNGGCPICKQLIALCCYHAKHCQENKCPVPFCLNIKQKLRQQQLQHRLQQAQMLRRRMATMQRVGQPAGAPPGGPMVGLPSPGANSATAPSTPTSVGTQPPNPHTPTQNMPPVPAQGMGPGNGMQQQQGAMPTQHPLNQFQQMSGGAAAAGGMMNSPQQHQQQQQMLTQMPQQSIPVGNPHPPYAARPPGSSPIHQSQGKPLMGSSTPPQQPGGAVMPGNAAGQQPPGQPPPSGPPPAAVEIALKIQQVADAQRRLGLQRQAAAAAAVTGMMPSHPHHQPGQPQQMAMGHGGPVGMVGPQGMQPQNQTAVRAHMDQQQGVMQGMMTASGHMQQQPPPQGNLPPQRMGAPLQNPQQPQQQWTGPGIPPQQRQAMMNQMSHQAMMAVQQQQQQQQQQQQQXSHQTAQGHAAMMNIAQQQQGSAGGNIPQAALQELLRTLRSPSSPLQQQQVLNILRSNPQLMAAFIKQRASKYKGGPGGADGVPGGGPGPAGGPGGHAMPGVNPQVNMNAASGSQPGMHMGGQGGANVSMVSMSQLQQVQQQLQQQQHQQQQLQHQQQQRPMLSSLQQQQAVGRGMQGQGSQMGNINNLQVRELLMRRQQLQQMQQQQQQQQQQQMGMNHGQFQQPQPPQGQGFMGQGPPGGPQGQQAQGYPGSAQQQVTVALQQRLQLQLQQQQQQNSMAALQSGDAGPGGGGVAQQPPQGPQPPQGGPTPPSSQTLFQQTLPQRLLQQQQQHLGPGSSPAQHSNPMSPQQPPQQMAPSPHPHLQGQALPTSLANQVRSPQPSPRPQSQPPHSSPSPRMQPQPSPHHISPQVQTGSPHPGHLNQHHPGMVVPPQQQQQQQNAMEQFGSDQSAMLSQLSGMAGLHGPAGAGGPDPMGQNMNHNSLDHM